From a region of the Helianthus annuus cultivar XRQ/B chromosome 5, HanXRQr2.0-SUNRISE, whole genome shotgun sequence genome:
- the LOC110943977 gene encoding uncharacterized protein LOC110943977, translating to MSEFEMLQMKDDDTIDSFTAKINSIVTRATEVGSTMSQPTLVRKLLNGVPDRFTQIVASMEQYSDIETMTLQEAIGRLKTYEERLKLKKRNQGESQDRLMFTHQDNNRGRQFGNRGRGRFNQTRGNWRNNGNRQSPRNEGSTSRPRNGNSRNWRKFARTDLSKIQCFKCQKFGHYRKDCSEKDEVQEHSNLVEEDEAPVLLMTIQEENVQEKALLNEEQIKPASYASGAMVLRQRGQQPHDRSAKSLQGIR from the coding sequence ATGTCAGAATTTGAGATGTTGCAAATGAAGGATGACGACACTATTGATTCATTCACCGCAAAGATCAATAGTATCGTTACCCGAGCAACAGAAGTAGGATCGACTATGAGTCAACCGACTCTAGTACGCAAACTCCTAAATGGCGTACCGGATAGGTTTACTCAAATCGTTGCCTCTATGGAACAATACTCCGATATAGAAACCATGACGCTACAAGAAGCAATCGGAAGGTTAAAGACATATGAAGAACGTCTCAAGTTAAAGAAACGAAATCAAGGGGAAAGCCAAGATAGGCTTATGTTTACACATCAGGATAACAACAGAGGAAGGCAATTTGGAAACCGCGGTCGTGGTAGGTTTAACCAGACGCGTGGAAATTGGCGAAACAACGGAAATAGGCAAAGTCCCAGAAACGAAGGATCTACATCAAGGCCTAGAAATGGAAATTCAAGAAACTGGAGGAAGTTTGCAAGAACCGACTTAAGTAAGATCCAATGTTTTAAGTGTCAAAAGTTTGGACACTACAGGAAGGATTGTTCTGAGAAAGACGAAGTGCAAGAGCATTCAAACCTCGTCGAGGAAGACGAAGCACCCGTATTGTTAATGACAATACAAgaagaaaatgttcaagaaaaGGCTCTGCTAAACGAGGAACAGATAAAACCAGCAAGTTATGCCTCAGGAGCTATGGTACTTAGACAACGGGGCCAGCAACCACATGACAGGAGTGCGAAGTCACTTCAGGGAATTAGATGA